CATTTAGCAATATTTAcaatgtttgtcaaaaaaaaggtCAATATTTGCAATGAATTTTCCGTTGAAAAAGAATTGTACTTCTGATAATATTTAcaggaaaaaatatttttggtacagattttttaataaaattattaaacagATGAGTTTGGTTGGTTGGTTGTGTGTGGGTAAATTTAGAATGTACTATGTACCATTTgccatttcattttttatttgtttaaaatatttaaaaagttaatttatcTCCTGCGAATCACTTTCCCGCATTTTTTCCATTAAAACTGCAACTTTCTCCAACCTATATGTTTCTCATCCGCTATTTCATATTCACCATCCCACTCATTTCTATGAATGCCACAATAAATCCCCTATTTCTTAATTTCTACACTTCATCTTCAACTGTCTCCTCTTCCATTTTCTCCATCTTAATTCCCTCCCACTATTTTCAATATCCCGCCCTCTTAATGGTGATTGATCCCTCTATCCTAATTTGTTAATCTATTGTGCATCTAtccctttctatttttttgaaacaatgcATCTATCCCTCTTAAATGCTCTAATTGGGGGTTTTTAAACTTCAAGCACATTATGGTGATATTGTTTTCCGCGTGTGGCACTTCCGATGGTTTCATTACTTGATTTATATGGTGTTGAGAAGAACAAACATTGTGCTCAATTGCAATGGATGAGGATGGACATGTGTAAAGAGGGAAGATTGGAATTGTGGGTTGCATAACAGAGAACGTAGATGTAGTCAAATCagctgtttttataattttcttttaaatattttagacaAATGGTGATATTTTCATAGTCTAAATAGAATATTCTTTGCAagtcttaccaaaaaaaaatctttgcaagtaattgtataaattaattattcGATTTATGTGAGACTcaaataaatgttaaatttttctTAAGAGTTTTAACGTTGCTGCTTGTCCAAGACATTAATCAATTTCAAGATCTTGGTTAAGCTAAAAGAAACTCGCACACCTTCACCACTGGAccatacataaaaatatatataaaaaatatcgaagtttaaatttaaataagtatttttttccGCGACAACCTCTCCGCTGATAGAAGGTCTTGAAATTAGCGTGCGTAACAATTTTGTTGCCTTACATCCCAAAAAATAACTAAACCACCAAGGCTCTGTTTGTCAAAAagaacttataacttatttttcaaatgttatttcaaatagtttatgagtttatagcatataagctcatatgacaaaaaaaatgtttggtgAATGTGttttaaaaatagcttataacttatttttcaaatgctatttcaagtaacTTATgagcttatatttttttttctttcaattttacgcctatcatcttacttgaaaaaataaatatcaattaaatatatatatattttttatgccaTTTTATACTTATAAGCTAATTCAACCGCTCATTTTACCAAACTACAAATTCGCGCTATAAGTTCATCAGCTATAAGTAGCTTGTCATCTATATGCTCCTACTTTTTTACCAAACagtctaaaatttaaaataatttctccTCCAACTAAATAGTTGATTAGGTTTTTATTTATGACTATTTAGGAATCACATATATtaactaattattaattttttttacactatcaagttaattaattacaaaCTACTACTATcatttatatgaattttaagtttgtaaaaaaaaaaagacataacgACAGTACGAAAAATCTTTAGAAtgtgaatttgattttttgttttgaatcagtgtaaatatgaatttattaatttcattttaccaaatgaaaaattctccaaaaataaataaaatgagtcCGGTGAGTTTATCTAAGTTTGTAGGGACATTACATTGGTCGGTGTTCGAATCTGGTCATCCCACCTATCcacttaagagtgaaatttatAGCAACTagattacttgaaaaaaaaataataaataaaaatgaaataaaaaaatgaaagaaaatgaaagaaaagcaTAACATAAAGGAGAAGGTAAGTCGAAGTAGAAAAACGAAACCCTTATTTTGTACACAGTAGAGTCAGTCAGTGGAAAGCCCTAGACACTCTCTCACACTTCACAATGGCGCTCGTAAATCAAACCCCTGACATCTCCGGCGAACGACAATCCGGCCAAGACGTCCGCACTCAAAACGGttacatctctctctctctctctctctcacattcTCCTTCTCTCTCTCCGTAACCGTTTTTCTAACACTCTTTCTCTGTAAATGAACGAATGCAGTTGTAGCATGCCAAGCCATTGCGAACATCGTCAAAACTTCATTAGGTCCCGTTGGTCTCGATAAGGTATAAGATCCATCGATTcgcatcttcttcttcttcatcattttcattcatttttcacTTCATTTCTccgttttttatttcttattttcagaTGCTTGTTGATGACATCGGTGATGTAACTATCACTAACGACGGTGCTACTATTCTCATGATGCTTGAAGTTGAACATCCTGCTGCTAAGGTTAACCTAATTTCTAAATCTTCATCGCGAAATCGATTGTTTATTCGTTTTTATTGATTGATTCAGTTTctggtttttttgtttttgttttttaggtttTGGTTGAACTTGCTGCACTTCAGGATAGAGAAGTTGGAGATGGTACTACTTCTGTTGTCATTGTAGCTGCAGAGCTTCTCAAAGTTAGTTTTTACCATTTTATTTGCATTTATTTATTCGATCTAATGTGTAAcgcattttttatttattcaattgtcaataaaataatttattcaatcTCGTGTATAAGTATAAAgcgttttttattttgtgtgatTTGTGTAGAGAGCAAATGATCTTGTTAGGAATAAGATTCATCCAACTTCGATCATCAGCGGATACAgagtaagttttttattttttcaatttaattgcCTGATTTTATGGCTAAACTACTTGTTTGAAATATTATGGTGTATGAATTATTAACTTCTCTTTGTGTTGATTATTTTGGATAGCTTGCTATGCGAGAAGCTTGTAAATACGTAGATGAAAAGCTGGCTGTTAAGGTAATGTTTCTTGAGTATACattttttcttaagaaaaaatATGCATTTGTTAGGCCAGTTGTCTTAGATGGGAAATAGATGTTATAGTTACCATATTTGAAAGGGAGAGATGGTAGTTCACAATGATTTCTCTGTAGTGTTTTATAGAGTCATTGCCGTCTAGAGCTACTTTATGTTGGATTTCCAAACATATTGTAATACTGTTTTGATTTAACTTCCTCTTTGCCAAGAATATTGTAATACTGTTTTGATATGCTTACTGTCCCTGTTTTCATGTTTAAATCACCTTAAACAAAGAAGTTCTTAATGTTATATGCATATCAGTATATGTATTTCATTACTTAAACCAAGGAGTAATATTTATGAAATCTTGCATCTCTTGCCTACTCGTAACTGTCTTATTTCCCAAGAAGCATTTGGTCATTGTGTTGTGTCTTATGTCTTAAAATTAATGCATTCAGAATCTGTTGTGCATATTCTTTTTTGTAATGTGTTGCTTAGTCAGATTGTGCCCTTCACTTATAGGTTGAAAAGCTGGGAAAGGATTCACTTGTTAACTGTGCCAAGACTAGCATGTCCTCTAAGCTGATAGCTGGTGACAGTGATTTTTTTGCCAATTTGGTACGTTTGCAACcattttgaatttatattatatatatattgaatacTGGGTGTTTACATTGCTTGATACAAACCAATCATAATTTGTATGACTAGTTCATTCACATCTAATTGGATAAAGCTTATATACGCAAGCTTATTTACATCATTCTGTTTCATCACTCAAATTATTCTTGGATTATTAGTTGAAAACTTGATACTGACGGAGCTATATATGGCATATGCTTTTCCTCATCTCAATCATAATCAGGACTTAGCTTTCTTAGGTTTTCCACTTTCTGTGCGAGAagaaacaaattcaaatatttcattGGTCTAATCATGGTTTCTACTATGTAGTTGCGCGCTGAATGTGTAAATGGTTGATTGTATCAATCAGCAACTTTCTGAGAAATGTGGAAATGATCATATTAACGATTATTATTGGATCTACCACACTTCTAGATATGTTTCAGTTAATTCTAAAAGGGGTCAAGTTACcatttgtttgttattataatcctaattaaaaaatttcatttaattGTTCTATGGTTGATTTAAAGTAATAGAGTAGTCTTTCCTCCAAAGTTCTACcctaaaattgttttttttttcccaccaAATTTGCGAGATTCACAGAATGGTCCCCCTATGTATTTAATGAACATTTCATCACTCTTTAACTAATTACCAAACTAATTGCTCTCACTTCCCTTATTCCTTGGCATCCTCTAATGTCCTAACATGGCATGATTGCTCTCGCATGAAACTTTAGAGTAAaagctttattttttattctactAGATTTAAAAATCAATCCCAATGATTTAAATGTGGATGATACTGAAGCATTTTTTCATTCCAAGTGCTTCATTGAATATTAGAAGTTCTAAATTTTGATAGAAAGTCATCAATATCTCGTCAAATGATAATTCATTACGTCATTGCTTGATTGAAACATTATTGCTAAGGACAGGGTCATTACATGATAAAACCTTTGACTTATTGAATTCACTTATTAGACAATTTAACTTGCGGTCACAGCGCTTGTATTTTGCAAAAGTAGTTGGGAGTTATAAGGCTGTAACAGTGGTCTCAGGTTTGATTCCCACCTGACCTCCAACAAAAACTTACAAATTAACAATTAGCATCCTAACATTGGCCCTTTCGATTGTTTTTTCACAAAAGTAGTTTTGTTTCTCATTATTTAGGCTTGTTGTTCTGAATGTATTTATTGGTTATGAAGGAGATGCTAACTGCTGTTTTTTGATTGAGTTTTGTGGCTGTAGGTGTAGGCACTCAATATTCTCTTCAGAtatgaaatttatttgtttgtgcAATTTATGCAGGTTGTAGATGCAGTGCTAGCTGTAAAGATGACCAATGCTCGGGGTGAAGTTAGATATCCAATCAAGGTTGGTAGCAGAACTTGTTTGATATATTTCTCAAGAGGCTTTCTTTCTGGATGAAAGATGTCAATTTTGAAATATGTTGAACATCTGTATTGTGCAGTTTCGTCTCGTTTCTGACATGGTTTAACAATCATAGGCTTTGAATGGATTTAATTCTGTATCATTTTGATTTGGGTTCCAGGGAATCAATATATTGAAGGCACATGGTAAAAGTGCTCGAGAAAGCTTTTTGATGAATGGTTATGCTCTTAATACTGGCCGTGCTGCCCAAGGAATGCCTCTTAGGGTTTCCCCTGCAAAAATTGCTTGTCTTGATTTCAATCTTCAGAAGACAAAAATGCAATTGGGTGTCCAAGTATTAGTTTCTGATCCCAGGGAACTTGAGAAAATTCGCCAAAGGTACTTTCTATATGGTTTCTATAATATTATGATACCTTCCTAGATCCGCCAACTTTCCTTCAATCTAATGagaacaaatttattattttattgaatataagCTGTGTAAAAGAAGTGTAAACAATATTGGTATGGATGGTAAATCATGAAGATAATCGAAAGCACTGTTAAGCTAGAAGCTTGAAATATTATGATTACTGATATAattgtataatttttatttaaagcaCTGTTAAGCCATCTTGTGTACCGTTTCGTTTCATTGTGGAAGTTTGCTTGTACTTGGTTCGGGACAATTCTCCACCCATTTTGCAAGATAAGTTAACATTTatgtaatatatatgttttaacAAATGATCACTTTATCCTCCTATTTCAGAGAGGCTGATATGACTAAGGAACGCATTGAAAAACTACTGAAAGCGGGAGCCAATGTTATTCTGACTACTAAAGGAATTGATGACATGGCACTTAAGGTATGTTGCTTCTTTACAGTCTGGTACTTTTTCTTACGACTTTTCTCTTTGAACAAGAGGATTTAGTTACAATATTTAATGTAGAATTTCAAAGATGTCTTTCTGTATAGTCTCTTGACTGCTATAGGCCAATCATCTTGATATCTGAAAATTACTTACCAATTTTATCCCttattataaaattactaaTCAATTCTGATTATGGGAACCTCAATATTGAATTCACACTATACTTGTGAGATCTATGGATCTTTAAGCATGTACTTCTGATTTTCTTCTTCCTGCATTAATACATGTTATGGGTCATGCTGATAGGTTACGTCCTTATACTATTTTAAAAGGATCATGCATTTAACATAGTATTTCTGCCTGACTATTGATTCCTGGTTTCAGTACTTTGTTGAGGCTGGGGCAATTGCTGTGAGACGTGTTCGGAAAGAGGATATGCGTCATGTTGCCAAAGCAACTGGTGCAACATTGGTAAGTAAGCCTTTGTTTAGTTGAAATATATTATTGGAACTGTGGGATAAGGTTTTATGTTGGCAGTAAATCAGAATATCTATCACCATGGACTTTTTGAAAATGCACCATTTCCATGGACTTTTGAAAATGCACCATTTCCTATTTTGCTCCTCCCTTTTCTTCTGCAATTGAACAAAAGATTGATGTTTGTATAGATTGGGAATAGGAATAAGTAAAGTTTTTGGGTCATTAAAGTACTGTCTTTTGTTTAGCATACTTTTGAAATACATGTTACACATACTATTTTACTCTTTTGATTATCAGATTATCAATCTTCATTTTTATTGTGATTGATGAATGCAGGTCTCAACATTTGCTGATATGGAAGGGGAGGAAACTTTTGAACCATCGTTTCTTGGAGTTGCAGATGAGGTTGTTGAGGAGCGTATAGCTGATGATGCTGTAGTCATGATTAAAGGGACCAAAACTTCCGGTGCAGTAAGTGGTTGGGGGAACTGGGGGttgagtttaatttttgtttaaaagtgTAATTTCATCAAAACAGATTTCCTCTTTGGTACACATCGTGTATGATATACATTATCACCTGACTGTGTTTCCTCTTTAGGTCACTTTGATTCTCAGAGGTGCAAATGACTATATGCTTGATGAGATGGATAGAGCTCTGCATGATGCGTTATCAATTGTCAAGAGAACGCTCGAGTCAAATACAGTAAGCCTGCATTCTCTAGCTTTTGAGCCTATTTGGAAACAGTTAAGTTGTAATAAGTTCTTCATGTCAATGGAATTCACTAAATGAAGGCTCCATTTAGAGGGTAACCAGATACCATGAAATGGAAACTATGGTCTTAAAGTTCTATTTTAATGGACCATTAAATCGATGATTAATGAGGGTCTTTTTGGTTGATAATTTAAAGGAGCATACATTAGAATAAGTATAATGTCCTAGGAATTCAGGCTTTTTTATGGTATCACATTTGGGTTGATTCCTTTATGCTTACTACAAAGTGTTGGGAATTAAATCTAAATGTTACATAGTGATTTAGACTTTGAACTCACACCACTAAACTTGTAAGGACCATTATTCTTTAAACACCACCGAGTAACATAAATAACATAATCCTTCAAGGTGTACTTGTGTCATGAATTTGTAAGGACCGTTATTCTTTAAACACGACCGAGCATGAACAGAGTTATAGTAGCACAAGAACTGCTACTTGAGGACTTACAAAGAGTCTATTGCTTTGAATGTGGGCAACTGAAAGTTGATAATTAGAACTTGCTATAGTTTTCATTTATAGGCCACATGCTGCTATATCCAATGTGATACAGAAATGTCCACTAAATATTTATGTTCTAAATGTCAAGAATCAATACTGTATTTTTCTgttcttaataattttttatgacgTGGCACTGGCTTCTATATTGTTCTGGGCTTTTGTCTGAAAACATGAAATGAGACCAGACAACTACTTTTCAAGGGATCCTTGGCGGAATGCTTGAAATATTGGAATGtgttgttaatttgttatattgGAAGTTAGGTTGTGTAGTGTACACAGTCTAAGCAACAGTTAGGCTTTGATGGTTAAAATTGTTACTCTTTACTATGTTCATTGATTAAATTGAGTTTTCTCCTGTTTTTGCAGACCCACAGTAAATTCGGTCTcagtttttttattcttaatattTGATCTGCATTCTCACACTTGGTtgatccaaaatataaattcaggTGGTTGCTGGTGGAGGTGCTGTTGAATCAGCATTATCAGTTTATTTGGAATACCTTGCGACAACTTTAGGATCACGGGAGCAATTGGCTATAGCAGAGTTTGCCGAGTCTCTGTTAATCATTCCAAAGGTGAGAATCAATTGAAGTTTTGCTAGGtcttatatatatgtataatttttttcttcatataacTAGGATGGCAAGTCCTGGTAAAACTAATCGTGTGAAGTTTGGTTTTCTCCCCAGTCTAATAATTTTACATCAGTATATAGTTGTTATAGTTTctgtaaaaattaattgattcgGTAATTGTTACCACATTTTTAGTTTGGTGGGCTAGCTTTCATGTGGGGTTAATGTGTTGTAGAACATAGTAACTTTTTTGGCCTATTATTTAACTTTAGCCGCTTCATCTTTTGTGTCGAGTGGTTCTTTGATATATTAGCTCTAGTTTCGTAACATGTTCACACTAAAAATGTCCATATTGTTAACACTTTTCTGTTGCAGGTGCTTGCTGTCAATGCTGCTAAGGATGCCACCGAGCTGGTTGCAAAATTACGTGCCTACCACCATAAAGCACAAACTATGGCAGATAAGAAGGATTTTGCAAAGTAATTGGCTACTAGTAAATTGTAACtgtatattttccttttttttttcttatcaaagCTTTTGCAATATTTTCTGCCAATCCATCAAGGGTTGGTTATTTTTGAGGTATTTCAGATATATGGTTTCTAGCTATCTATGGATATCATATTGTTGATATATTGTAGATTATGAAACTAGGAAATTTACTGTTTGGATTGCtagttacttttttttaccTATAATATCAGTTTTTATTATTGATGTCCAATATTCACCCATACATCATATTGTAGACATGAATTCCACAATCACGACGTGAGTTACTGATTGGCTTTTGCAATGTCATTTGCCTATTTTTGATTGTTTAGGAATTTTATGCTTTAAATTGCATCTGAGATATGAAAACATGCAAATTTGGTTTTAGGTTTTGACAAGTTGAAAGTTTTGTGCATATGCATATCTCTGAGGTTTGATTAGAGATTATAGTATTCTTACATTATGCCAATGCATTAACGgaatatgaaataaatataTGCTAACAATTGCTGGGATAAACGAACTTTGCTGTATGAGCTCACAATCGCTGTTCTTGTTTCAGCATTGGTATTCTTTTCTATTTCTTAAaatattgtttgttttgtttccttGTAGCATGGGTTTGGATCTTGCAGAAGGAAAGATTAGAAACAACTTGGAAGCTGGAGTCATCGAACCTGCAATGAGCAAAGTCAAAATTATTCAGGTGCAtatttagttatttatattATCAGTAGCTGGCTTCAAAATTGAGCTTTCTATACAAGTTGTCTGAGCAAAATTGTTTTCCTCCATTTGTCAGTTTGCAACTGAAGCTGCTATTACTATTCTTCGAATCGATGACATGATCAAGCTTGTCAAGGATGAAGGTCAGGAGGAATAGTGTGTAGTTGAATTTTGATGGAATTTACATCCCAGTTCTTTCAAGGGGAGGGCATTTGCAGCTTGTGCTGGTGTGCATTTGAAGAGGAAACTATATTTATTGTCCTCGATGGTTTCTGAAAGTAGTTACTATATTTTCTTTACAAGTTTGCAGCTAATAGTTTGCGGTAGGGCGAGAACAATTTGTTTTAGGTAACAGTTGAAAAGTGGATGTTGACAGTGTCTGTGTCGTGCATTGGCTGGTTGCATGATGTGCGCATGCCTTTCCAAGGCAGTGTTTGGTTTGTGGAATTTTGATGTTTCATTGGTAGTTACTAGTTTTTAATGGAAGAACGTTAAGTGGGATAATATAATGACAATTTTGTAATAGAATCACTGGAATTAGGGTTGGATTGGAATTTTGAGTACAAGAACAAGTGTTCACATTGGATTTGTTGGAAATTACGCCTTCGTAGTTTTTTGCTATATTAACATATTGTTAttgatatttaatatatatccTGGAGACCTTTACAAAAAAAGATTGAAATCACGTAGAAGTTTGAATAGAGATCACAATTGACACTGTAAAAAAGTTTACACTACGTAAAATGAAAAGTTAGAGAGAAATTTAGAAAtttgtttcattattttttttattattcatgcttatttcattttttaatcaaCAATCCATGAATATTCaaattataaatgtttttttcatTCTATAATTTCTGTGTCCAAACACAAGATGCATTGTTAGGATGCGTTGTCACCAGAAAATGTATGTAAATTATAGAGgtagtttttataaaatttgttttattttcttctctCTCAACTAAAGTGTAACAATTGTATGTCTTATTATTCCAAATTGAGAAGTTAATATTTACTCCCGTTACTTGAAAGTGGCATGATACATTAAGTGGAACTAGCTTAATCCATTTAAGAGGATAAAAttctttcaatatttattttttcattcatcAAAATTGAATCCGAGACCTAAGTAGCCATGCAAAACaaaactataaactataaattGACTAACAAGTTGTGTTCATTGCAAATTGAGAATGTCAACAAGAGTAAAACCTGATTGGCCATGCAAAACAAAACTATAAACCTATAGTAATAaacttcatatatatatatatatatatatatatatatatataaaaacaaatgtaTACGCATatgtgaaaatataattaaaaataatttataaagtacctaaatatacatttataaatattattttaataaaacttTCGGTGACAAAATGCCGTCCTCATCCCCAAACCTCTCTTGGGAGACTTCTTCTTCATCCCCATCTCCACGGAAAAAATTCTCGACCTTCAAATCTCCAAAAAATGCAATTCCTGTGAAGATCCCCATCTACAGATAAaaacttttaagataaaaaGACCAAGACTTTATACTGTGTGTAACACTAAAGTTGAGATTCATTTTCAATTGCAACTTTATTCACGGGTAGATAAGATATTTATGCTCAACTTATTTTTTTGGATGTCTCTCAATTGTTATCCTTTTATATGTTGCTCTTCATTTGATCAGATTAGGTTTATGAAGCAATCGAAATcgttattttaattaaatagcTTTTGTCTTAAAAATTATCTAAACCGAACCaaaaccaaaccgcaaataTCCTTTACTCAAAATGGAAACAGAAAAAGAAGCTTCACACTATTTTCATTGTGAATAGCAAATATGGAAACCTATCACCAATTTATCATGTCTTAACTTGAACCCCAAGAAAATATATGTAAAACGCACATGGCATGACGTGTCT
This portion of the Trifolium pratense cultivar HEN17-A07 linkage group LG3, ARS_RC_1.1, whole genome shotgun sequence genome encodes:
- the LOC123917827 gene encoding T-complex protein 1 subunit alpha, whose product is MALVNQTPDISGERQSGQDVRTQNVVACQAIANIVKTSLGPVGLDKMLVDDIGDVTITNDGATILMMLEVEHPAAKVLVELAALQDREVGDGTTSVVIVAAELLKRANDLVRNKIHPTSIISGYRLAMREACKYVDEKLAVKVEKLGKDSLVNCAKTSMSSKLIAGDSDFFANLVVDAVLAVKMTNARGEVRYPIKGINILKAHGKSARESFLMNGYALNTGRAAQGMPLRVSPAKIACLDFNLQKTKMQLGVQVLVSDPRELEKIRQREADMTKERIEKLLKAGANVILTTKGIDDMALKYFVEAGAIAVRRVRKEDMRHVAKATGATLVSTFADMEGEETFEPSFLGVADEVVEERIADDAVVMIKGTKTSGAVTLILRGANDYMLDEMDRALHDALSIVKRTLESNTVVAGGGAVESALSVYLEYLATTLGSREQLAIAEFAESLLIIPKVLAVNAAKDATELVAKLRAYHHKAQTMADKKDFANMGLDLAEGKIRNNLEAGVIEPAMSKVKIIQFATEAAITILRIDDMIKLVKDEGQEE